The region ATAGGCCACCATTTTCAACTCAAACTGGGTGTCCACACTTGAATAACGTCTTCTTACGTTTTTCAGTTCCAAGATATTGCTCAATCTTGAGAGGGTTACCAAGATATTGTACAATCTCAAGTGTTAACAATATGACTCCTGTTTAGTCAAATGTAATAAGATCACTTCATAAACCAATATAAAAACcaaaaaacactgacatattttccagtctcagtaatttatgaaaaaatgtcCTAAAAGACATAGTTGATTTGTGAATTTTACGGAACTTTTGTgaattttctttttgtttttatatttttttctaaatattgtatgtattttagtctTGCCCAATTTCTGAATGTCTGTACatggggtaatcctgtagacatctcaaaaagtaaataaataaataaatatattaatatgattAAGTTTGTAGCTACAAACAAGCCTTGAAATTAAATGGCAAAAATCTCTATATTATGGACTGTATGATGTgcaagacatacatgtagcatgacTTTGATATTTGACCTTGAGAGTTAAGGTTAAGGTCAATGTGCATAGTGTCAACAGAAAGTTTTCAACCAAGACACTGTTTGTTGAACttaataaaatgataatgaatCAAATGTCAgggtattatacatgtactttccaaGATATTCTACAAATAAGGGATTTTTTGTGATAAAAATTGCTATCATTGGCTAAATTCAATGTGATCACAAAAATTaagtgacatacatatacaatgtaccttaGATAGGATGTCACCtctgtgccaagtttgaaagaCATTTAGTTCAGGCATGACAGAGAAAAGGGTggagatatatagatagacagacacatggaTGGAACCCCTCCCCACTGGgagacaaatgaacaaaattaatttaaGTCTTGATTACTGAGGCTTTAAGTTTCCAGTTTTATGGTAAATTATATATGTGTTTTGACTCAGAGGAGCAATTAGAATCTATTTTAAGAGATACACCTTTGTCATTGTATATGGGAAAGACCTTGACTTAATTTCAGGGTTAAACTATCTCCTTTAGTTGATAAAAAGTCATAAACAGATCCTTGCTTCCCCAAAAGTATTGCTAAGCAATGATCATCAAAAGAAGTAAAATGTTATCACCCTGGACTTCAATCATGTTGACGATCACAcataataaaaatgtttatttctttgGCCATGTCCTTTGGGAAGACAATTAAATGTTTTGATAGTTACTTTAACTGGAGTCGGTGAGtctcatatatcatattcactaaaggcaatatctttaatataatttttttttaaactgagtGCTCTTATTTTCCTGCATTTTGAAGGAGAATCAATCCTACttcagaacaaaagaaaaataattcaCAGCTGTCATAGTTAATGTTCTGTTTAACATGACAGACAGGGTAGGTGACAGTGAGAGAAAGATAGacaaacatagacagacagacaaacatagacagacagacagacagacacatacacaggcaggcagatacagacagtcagacagacacaccCCTAACAGTATATAATACAGTCTACAATACTATGATTTCCCAGTCTCCATGCCTACCTGGTATTTTTAGCCATTTGCTCATTTCAGCCTTTGTGTGGTTCAAGACATCATTAGGCTCACACACATCATCTACAAGACCAATTTTCAGGGCTTCATCAGCAGTGTACAATGTTCCAAGCTGTAAGGCTTTCTCTGTTTCCCTGTGTCCAATGGTGTTTTTCATTGAATCAATAAACCAGAATGGAGCAACAATACCCTGTGGGAGACAGtgacaataaaaatatgaaatcaaaaaTAATATGCTGAAAATATCACAATGAATTACCTTTCTTAGCTTTAAAAATGTGGGAATAAATTCCAAACTTCTACCTTTTTACCTATCACGTTTTTATTTCTTCAATAAAATAATGGATGCTCATACATTTCTAATACATTGTAGTCTTATATAAGATAAATGTTCAAATTCCCCTTTGCCATATATTGAACTACATGGAGGtatgctttttaaaaaatataatttatattttatggtAGAATATATTAAATCAATTTAGAAATTAGCAGCACTGACTGTGAATGGTTCTGTTGAGATGCAGATTTGgaaatttcttttgaatggaAGCTCATTTCAATTTCAAGCATTTTGAAATAGATTATTCTAGATttttgtaaatatgcaaatttcagacTGTCTAAATGTTTTAATTAGTAGGATATGATATGAACAACACTAAGAATGGACACAAAGCTAGCTGTCTGCTGATTTCTAACATGTTTATATTTCTTCTatcttttcatattttacaaattttttacATGTGTAAATTATGGATCAGATCTTGCAATATCAGGGATTTAGTTTTAGAAGGGCAAGTAGCCGCAAAAATCAACAGGCTATTCCACAGTATCTAGCGTGCTACTTTTTCATGAATTCGTGTTTAAGAATTCCTTGTGTCCATTGTTGGGCATATTAGGTTTTATCATCTATTTTCTTTACCTGCTACTTTTATAATTAGCTACATCCCTGAATATACACATCGGAGTATCTCTTCAATATTCCCAAGATAGCGTCTCTGAATATCAGTTATATAAcaataatattgaaatcaaCAAGTATGGCTGAAGGTGATTATGGCTTAGAAACGTTTGTGTATAATAATTCAATCATGTTTAGTAATTTGCATGCAAATATTTGATGCTTTTTAATGGAAACGTAACAACTTGAATCACTATTAATGAATTTTTTAATCTAATTCGTGACTAAAATCTAAATTGTAGTGCAAGAAATGTTAGTGGAGTGGCCTTGATGTGTTATACTGCACTAGGTTCAAAATTGTATACTCCTTAGTAATTGTTATATTAAagcatataaatacatacactcTCATGATTTGCATCAATataacattttctttgtttttcgtttgttttgtttttaaattgttttgtgTGCTGGGAATTggtcccagcgattttctgttatgcagatatatacacacaatcacaaataatgctacagagatccattcaggtttgggacttcgtgacagggctatgtgtTGCACGTTCTACATCGTGTTGGTGTGgcactgtcaaggctttcccagtcagtccacatgCTATCTCAGGCcaggcaaacatagcacctgcagACTccaatgtacatattacatgaactgtgaaatactaaattttcaCTTCGAATTGATTTTCACCTGTTGCACTGGTATTGTTTTCTGCTAAAATAAAATCCCtcagaaatacttttcattcataAATACTTTAAAGCATTCCTTCCCAGTAAATGAGTGACAATTAGGTCAAGGAAAAACATGCAATTTcttttttcagtgaaaatttaattctttgaaattaTACTATTTGACAAATCGTGGTATAAATGAACATTTTATCTTGTATAATACAGCTTaaaatgttaatgaaaatatttaaaaatcaagaTCAAAGTAAGGACAATGTAAAGATTTCAAACAACAGGTGTTGTGAAACACTCTTAGTCCTGCTTGTCATCTATATCTGCTGATTGTAACAAGTATGGGCTGAGATTATTTTTACTTTGCATACTGTATGAGTAGCACTATATACTCTGCTGCTAATGGCTTGGGTGTGGCTTGTAAGATGTATGGTCACAATCTCATATATTTTTATCCTCTGTCTCCCTAGGGCCCTAAGCTTAggaatatttgtttgtacacaactaagtacatgTTGGGAGAAAGGTTTttattagtagtacatgtatgtgttttgaaaaatgtaaatcTTAAAAATTTAGCTGTTATTTTAATCAAGAAAAGTCCAACCATTCTGGGttaattaaaatcaagaaaaaccCTTGCTTGTATTGTATGGTGCTTCATGGACAACACACAACATTTAGAtgcattacatttcatttcccATTTGTCAGCCCAGTGTTCCAGTTGATACCTAGAATTCATTCACTCAACACTCTGTCAGGTGAGATTGATTCTTACCAGTTTTGTCTCATTGAGTCCGATAGTATATTTGCCTTTAGCCATACATCTATAGTCACATGACATAGCTAGCAAACAGCCTCCAGCTGGACTGTGAccctgaaatttgaaaaaaatacaatatcacaATAATGCACATGAAAGATGGTGATCTCAATAAAACTCAATGCAAACGGCTTCCAAAAATTCTGtagacacatattttttttcagttatgcAAATTCTCATTGAAAGCAGATatggatttttttaaatatttaattttggCTTTAAAAAGAAGTGACAAATTTAAATTAGGCCTTCAAAAACACGATAATGATCAAAAACATCTGTACAACAGACCGCTTTCCCACTCTACTCGGagtgttttacaattattacctctgGCATGGACTTAACTACATCAGCAgccctttacacttcctcaactTCTTAGTGAGcaaacaatccattgcagccagtgtgtgcatatattacacctTTCTCataacaacctctatcctatcaggtcccctATCATACAGGTGGGTTGATATCTTGGTATTATGGAAAGGTTAATTTTGAGAATTTGGTGaattttatatgaaaaatatactTATAACAAAATCAACATGCCAGAATTTTTCTCATTAATTGTAgaagaaatgtacacaattttgaTGGCAAGCATTTCCTCTAGAATATAATTTAGCAGAAAGAAGACACTTCTTTTGTGTTTAAGTATGTGAACTCTTCAATATATGAATGTCTGAAGTAAAATAATCATATCAATGATTTCTTTTCACTGGTTCTGTCATATATAGTGCGCCCCCAGTGTCATTCCACAggttttctctctttttttcccTATTAGATGAGGTCTACGATGATTAGATGATGCTACAGGAGAGCTTCaaagaattttgaaaaaaatgagaatAACTCATTTTGAGCACTCTTGACAGTCAAAGTTGGCATCTTATTTTACATACTACGAACATGTCATCCCATGCCTTGTACAAATGTAGGGTTCCATTGTAGAAGTTTAATTATGCCATATTCTGGCAGATAaaaagatttcatagtttggcCACGAGGGGTGCTGTTTGCAAGTTGTTTGGGGACCAGAAATGCAAATATCAGAATAGTTGAGTATTGTAGCGTAAAGACAGCAGACACAAAGTTACAACTCATTTTCCATGTCTTACTCAATGCagggggtgaacaaatcattttgtgaactggtggtccccagaccagtgccttaaaaatccagtggtcctgctgaaagaattagtgatCCAAGGTCCCTCtcatgtgaaacattaaatcttacctatgaatctgtatattcagacgactttttaacatagttattaatagtaaggtactggtctgacggaccagacaaggtaaaatttgtgtggtccgcccaaaaaaatcgtAAGTCTCGGACCCatgaccagtggatttgttcacccctgcaatGTACTATAATACAAGTAAAGCAAACTTGTCACTACAATAATGCTTTTTAATATGAACACAAACTTTTctttttcacacattttgttCATGGCTTCGTGAATTGATatatattgtcatgacatagctCTCTTTGCCAATCCTGGGCACCCTCTTGTGATCATTATGTGAACAATGGCTGGAAACCTCAGCTACCGGAATATGTCATATTAAAGTTCAGATTACCCATCCATTGTCTCCTTTCTACACACTGCTTTACTTTGTGCCATATCAGACTTAACCTTTAATTGCTTGCTTTTTATTGGTTTTTGTATGTGCTACTTTCATTTTCGGCAACCTGTTACCCCTTATATTCATATAGTGTCACCCCTTACATTGATAGCTGCCATGGTAATCAATGGAGATCCATACAGCCTCAGCCATGCATCTTGTAATGCACCCCAAAACTCATCTGTCTCTTCAGGTTTCTTTTGATACATTTCTGTAATATCCAGTCCTGCAGAGAAGATATTGGCAACAGCCTGTAATTGAAAACACAATGGAGAcactgtaattagtcattattttgGGAGGGtgaacatttaaaataaaaaaaaaaatacacagcaGAGATACAACAACATTATCTAGGGTATCAGTTTCTTCATTTGAAACGGTAGTCTATTATAACCCATTAGATGATTTGTACATACACTGACCAACAATATTACTGCAATGCATATACATGCACTTGATCTTAGCGCAGGCGCcgtcacacattggtcaacccctttcacagtGGTAGTTTAATTGGTAATATAAACAATAATATGTATCAGATCaccaatatgtgtgtgtgtgtttattcaTGACATGGTATGATCGTGAAAAGGCAAAACTTATCCTAGACTGTGGAGTGCCTTCAGACATATTCCATTCTACATGTAGTTAACGGTTTATCAACCTTGCGTCTATCCATTCATCCCCTAAAGGTGAACCATGGGCATGCTCTGtagacaaaacatttcaaaatgcttTGTTCATGAACAACTAATTGACATAACCCATCTATTGACCATAACCCATCTATTCACCCATAACCCACCTATTGACCCATAACCTACCTATTGATCCATAACCCACCTATTGACCCATAACCCATCTATTCACCCATAACCCATCTATTGACCCATAACTCACCTATTGACCCATAACTCACCTATTGACCCATAACCCACCTATTGACCCATAAGATAACCCACCTATTCACCCATAACGCACCTATTCACCCAtaacccacccatccatcaacCGTACTTACTGATGTTAGTATAACACCTCTACTGGTCTCTTCTAACTTCTCTAGTGCAATATTCAGATCAGTCAGCAGTTTGAGATTTAAACCATTCACGGGTTTACGATTTAACTTCAGAATTGCAACAgctagtgaaaaaaaaattgataaaaatattcatgataAGATGACTGGATAGTTTAGTTGGTTTTTTTTAGACCCCAGTTAAATTTAAAGAGTTTGATGATAATTCTAAGATATGAATTGAATAATTTTGATGAACATTTGAGGAAATTCTAAATAGCGATTTGATTATAACAGACTGACAGAAACATTCCAgtaatgtattcatttcaaagGTTAAGTTGAAACAGTATTTAtgcataatataatatctactcaagagtcaaacaatttcttggaagtgaatctcACATTTCCCCCATCTTGTCAGCATCGTCAGCcttgtactacaatgggctattgtgtTGGGGAGTACTTGGCTGTGCcggtaactatggaatttgaaaCTGTGATGAAGGtcattaacaacaacaattataaccATTTTACGTGTgtctacatgtgtatgtcaatgACACTCTTTGTaggtgagtgtgtgtgtgtgtgtgtgtgtgtgtgtgtgtgtgtgtgtgtgtgtgtgtgtgttacagaCTGGGTCTCTTTCTATTGACACAACAGATGATTCAGTTCCACATGACTCTCTCCCAGAAAGACTTGTAAGACTATCAACACCATGTCaactataaattataatttcaagATCAAGCAACAATGACCACCACCACAgctgtaaatatgaaattagtAACTGTGATGAAGATCGCCAATGACAACAGATGCAATACTCAATCACTTAACAAagtaactactagtatgttataacctttgtaattcGTAATGTTAGTCTTGTACTATAGAGCAAGAATGATTGTTGGAATGCATGTCTAACAGgactacatgtaataataataataataataataatgataatgttagTATTCATATGGCATATTTcaccactctgtgctcaaagcgctttacaatattattacccttggcatggatctatagtggtACAACGGCCCCTTTAGACTTCCTCAACttcctggggagcatacagccattgcagcctctataagcacataggattaaagcattcccattgcaacctctatcctactagGTCCTCAatcatacagctgggttgactgaggtgCAAGCAATGGTTCAAATCCTGCCAAAGATTTTAGCCATCCAGAAACAAATGCTGGTGGTGAAGCTAAAACCTAACCATTATCGGTTGATCATACCACCATCTATATAGGACAgctgtaaatatgaaattagtACCTGTGATGAAGATCGCCAATGACAACAGATGCAATACTTAACTACTAGTATGTTATACCCTTTGTTAGTCTTGTACTAGAGGGCAAGAATGACTCCAAATACAGGCCACATCTTACAATGTACTTATTCCacctattagtattacatgtagtcATAACACTAAACATTTTCTGCAAGGTTAGATCTCATGTTCCTTTCATGTATCCAACAAATTTAAAGATGTAATGTTAAGAGATCTTACCATCATTCTTTGGGTCTTTTTCCACAATTACGAATTCATTTGAGTCAGCATACTGTCTCTGAGATGTGGAGAATAAAGCATGTGACTTTACAGTCTGTTGCCTTGGTGATACCAGTAAACATGATCTGCTGCTGTGATAAGACAGGTGATGTCTCAATCCTagaaatcaaaaacaaaacaaacatacactcatgatatttataatttgatagTATTACATGGTGAAAGTTAGGTGTCTGACTCCACAGAAGATACAATGTCTACCTTTGTAGATGTATAACAATAgttaatgttacatttgctcAAATTTGCATGGTTTGCTCAGGCACAGCTAAAGTGATGtagacttggtgtttcactcatgtaacatgacatttattacacaccctcagacaacttctattGCTCTTAGTCACATGTACATCTTTCCTctgtaaagaaaacaaacaacaacaaaatacgGCAATTTTTGTGGTCGAAATCTGTTGAAAAGAATCTACAGTGTGACATTGTCCACATCTCATACAAAGCCTGAGGAATCCATGTTTCCCGAACATAAATTGTTTTGTGAAGTACAGCAGGTGGTCAGACAGTGTAGGTGCCTCCtggggggctactccccttatttgagtatatgtacatgtatatgtgtggaCCTTTGGGtgtgttttctagccctttggtctaaaatagggtctgtttttttttcgagctgaagtCTTCCTTGGTCTAAactgtggtccattgtcctttaccaaatcataactgccattaattgtctcagaatgttgcctcctaaggaaaatgtca is a window of Glandiceps talaboti chromosome 5, keGlaTala1.1, whole genome shotgun sequence DNA encoding:
- the LOC144435318 gene encoding enoyl-CoA delta isomerase 1, mitochondrial-like encodes the protein MASARTLQTTLVGLRHHLSYHSSRSCLLVSPRQQTVKSHALFSTSQRQYADSNEFVIVEKDPKNDAVAILKLNRKPVNGLNLKLLTDLNIALEKLEETSRGVILTSAVANIFSAGLDITEMYQKKPEETDEFWGALQDAWLRLYGSPLITMAAINGHSPAGGCLLAMSCDYRCMAKGKYTIGLNETKLGIVAPFWFIDSMKNTIGHRETEKALQLGTLYTADEALKIGLVDDVCEPNDVLNHTKAEMSKWLKIPDHARILTKQAMRKETINKLTSKKKEDIYFFTSFILKESIQRSLGMYLESLKKKK